Proteins co-encoded in one Campylobacter jejuni genomic window:
- the hemW gene encoding radical SAM family heme chaperone HemW, which yields MHFYIHIPFCESKCNYCAFTSLKKNDYEKAYFQALKEDIVFQLKQFNIQSNQIKTLFIGGGTPSCVDAYNYEDIFKILYPLLDKNVEISCEANPNSATLNWLKNMKNLGVNRISFGAQSFHPKKLHFLGRIHNQEMIIKALENANKVGFKNINLDLIYDTKLDNKKMLEFELLHLKQIKALITHLSAYNLTIESNTAFAKKEHFKKNAPNLMKFFIKQLLELDFFQYEISNFSKTKAQICKHNLAYWQGKNYLACGLSAVGFYENKRFYTAKNLKNYIENPTFRSIEQLSSKDLNLEHLFLGLRSIVGIDETKLNQWQKDKINILLKEKKLFYKNKRYFNPNFLISDELALYLSS from the coding sequence ATGCATTTTTATATCCATATTCCATTTTGTGAAAGCAAATGTAATTATTGCGCTTTTACAAGTTTGAAAAAAAATGATTATGAAAAAGCCTATTTTCAGGCTTTAAAAGAAGATATTGTTTTTCAATTAAAACAATTTAACATTCAATCAAATCAAATTAAAACCTTATTCATAGGCGGAGGAACACCAAGTTGTGTCGATGCGTATAATTATGAAGATATTTTTAAAATTTTATATCCCTTACTAGATAAAAATGTAGAAATTTCATGCGAAGCTAATCCCAACTCAGCAACATTAAATTGGCTTAAAAATATGAAAAATCTAGGAGTTAATCGCATTTCTTTTGGAGCTCAAAGTTTTCATCCTAAAAAACTTCACTTTCTTGGAAGAATTCACAATCAAGAAATGATTATCAAAGCATTAGAAAATGCAAATAAAGTAGGTTTTAAAAATATCAATTTAGATCTTATTTATGATACAAAATTAGACAATAAAAAAATGCTTGAATTTGAACTCTTACACTTAAAACAAATCAAGGCTTTAATCACACACCTTAGTGCTTATAATTTAACCATAGAATCAAACACAGCCTTTGCCAAAAAAGAACATTTCAAAAAAAATGCTCCTAATTTAATGAAATTTTTTATCAAACAACTTCTAGAGCTTGACTTTTTTCAATATGAAATCAGCAATTTTTCAAAAACCAAAGCCCAAATTTGCAAACATAATCTTGCTTATTGGCAAGGAAAAAACTACCTAGCTTGTGGATTAAGTGCGGTAGGATTTTATGAAAATAAGCGTTTTTATACAGCAAAAAATTTAAAAAATTACATAGAAAATCCCACTTTTAGATCTATAGAGCAACTAAGCTCTAAAGACTTGAATTTAGAACACCTATTTTTAGGACTTAGAAGTATAGTAGGGATTGATGAAACAAAACTCAATCAATGGCAAAAAGACAAAATAAATATATTATTAAAAGAAAAAAAACTCTTTTACAAAAATAAAAGATATTTTAATCCTAATTTTCTCATTAGCGACGAACTTGCTTTATATCTCTCATCTTAA
- a CDS encoding bifunctional 3,4-dihydroxy-2-butanone 4-phosphate synthase/GTP cyclohydrolase II, with translation MKFVSVEQAIKDLQAGKMLVMVDAEDRENEGDLIFPAQFSTQEKVNFMIKEARGVVCVALDETLAKKFELPLMVPKNTSNHETAFTITVDAKDATTGVSAYERNMTIQIFADDNAKASDFVRPGHINPLIAKKGGVLERTGHTEGTVDLCKLAGLKGACVICEIVKDNGDMARREDLEIFCQKHDLNMIAVSDLIEYRLKHESLIKLEEKSQSVLAGFKAEKFIFSDHNQTQHIAFCFKDIKKCENVKFHISGSDFELLTSDKFSKLLEQIKFLSENGGVIVFMQGEKSSTTQYKNYGIGAQILRYFGIEEIKLLSQSCDKDYIGLEGFGLNLKACNFN, from the coding sequence ATGAAATTTGTTAGCGTAGAACAAGCGATTAAGGATTTACAAGCAGGAAAAATGCTTGTTATGGTAGATGCAGAAGATAGAGAAAATGAAGGCGATTTAATCTTTCCTGCGCAATTTAGCACTCAAGAAAAAGTAAATTTCATGATAAAAGAAGCTCGTGGTGTGGTTTGTGTAGCCTTAGATGAAACTTTGGCAAAAAAATTTGAACTTCCTTTAATGGTGCCTAAAAATACTTCAAATCACGAAACTGCTTTTACTATAACCGTAGATGCAAAAGATGCTACAACGGGAGTTAGCGCCTATGAAAGAAATATGACTATACAAATTTTTGCCGATGATAATGCTAAAGCGAGTGATTTTGTAAGACCAGGGCATATCAATCCTTTAATCGCAAAAAAAGGTGGGGTTTTAGAACGCACAGGTCATACAGAAGGCACGGTTGATCTTTGTAAATTAGCAGGATTAAAAGGTGCTTGTGTGATTTGTGAAATTGTAAAAGATAATGGAGATATGGCAAGAAGAGAAGATCTAGAAATTTTTTGCCAAAAACATGATTTAAACATGATAGCCGTAAGCGATCTTATAGAATATCGCCTAAAACATGAAAGCCTTATTAAGCTTGAAGAAAAAAGTCAAAGTGTTTTAGCAGGCTTTAAAGCAGAAAAATTTATCTTTAGTGATCATAATCAAACCCAACACATAGCTTTTTGCTTTAAAGATATCAAAAAATGTGAAAATGTTAAATTTCATATCAGTGGTAGTGATTTTGAGCTTTTAACTTCAGATAAATTTTCAAAACTTTTAGAGCAAATCAAATTTCTTAGTGAAAATGGTGGCGTTATAGTTTTCATGCAAGGAGAAAAATCCAGTACTACTCAATACAAAAACTATGGCATAGGAGCACAGATTTTAAGATATTTTGGTATAGAAGAAATTAAACTTTTATCTCAAAGTTGTGATAAAGACTATATAGGCTTAGAAGGTTTTGGTTTAAACCTTAAAGCTTGTAATTTTAACTAA
- the nudH gene encoding RNA pyrophosphohydrolase — MENEKNYRPNVAAIVLSSSYPFECKIFIAKRSDMDNIWQFPQGGIDKGESVKNALFRELKEEIGTDEVEIIAEYPEWLSYDFPSKIVKKMYPYDGQIQKYFLVRLKHGATININTKHPEFDDYQFVSVKQIFEMINHFKKNIYVKVIKYFEEKGYI, encoded by the coding sequence GTGGAAAACGAGAAAAATTATAGACCAAATGTTGCAGCTATTGTTTTATCAAGTTCTTATCCTTTCGAGTGTAAGATTTTTATAGCTAAAAGAAGTGATATGGATAATATTTGGCAATTTCCACAAGGAGGCATTGATAAAGGCGAAAGTGTCAAAAACGCTTTATTTAGAGAATTAAAAGAAGAAATAGGCACTGATGAGGTTGAAATCATTGCTGAGTATCCAGAATGGTTGAGTTATGATTTTCCGAGTAAAATTGTTAAAAAAATGTATCCTTATGATGGGCAGATTCAAAAATATTTTTTAGTGCGTTTAAAGCACGGTGCTACAATCAATATCAATACCAAGCATCCTGAATTTGATGATTATCAATTTGTGAGTGTTAAACAAATTTTTGAAATGATTAATCATTTCAAAAAAAATATTTATGTTAAAGTGATCAAATATTTTGAAGAGAAAGGTTATATCTAA
- a CDS encoding GatB/YqeY domain-containing protein, which translates to MTLKEQILNDIKEAMKQKDDFKRDSLRTLNAAFKQIEVDERIELDNERIYKIIASEIKKRKDAIELYLKANREDLAQKEQNEISLFEIYLPKQLSDEELTLALKQLIEELGVSSLKEQGLVMKEAKIKLGASVDGKRLNLALKELLQ; encoded by the coding sequence ATGACTTTAAAAGAACAAATTTTAAACGATATCAAAGAGGCAATGAAACAAAAAGATGATTTTAAAAGAGATAGTTTAAGAACTCTAAATGCAGCTTTTAAGCAAATAGAAGTGGATGAAAGAATAGAATTAGATAATGAAAGAATTTATAAAATCATTGCAAGTGAAATCAAAAAACGCAAAGACGCAATCGAACTTTATCTTAAGGCAAATCGTGAAGATTTAGCACAAAAAGAACAAAATGAAATAAGTCTTTTTGAAATTTATCTGCCTAAACAACTAAGTGATGAGGAGTTAACTTTAGCCTTAAAACAACTTATAGAAGAATTGGGTGTAAGTTCACTAAAAGAACAAGGTTTGGTAATGAAAGAAGCTAAAATAAAATTAGGTGCGAGTGTTGATGGTAAAAGACTTAATTTAGCACTTAAAGAGCTTTTGCAATAA
- the queA gene encoding tRNA preQ1(34) S-adenosylmethionine ribosyltransferase-isomerase QueA, giving the protein MNKDLLLSSYDYTLANELIANYPTNPKEDARLLVFDHKNKEIFHTTFKNLQDFLPNCAIFFNDTKVIKARIYGNKASGGKIELFLHQPFLNSHNPLFLAQIKGRVKKDEILYFKDDLKVRVVELLNDGLRKVQFFQNDKTLDTSNLYNLLDKIGHIPLPPYIKREDEKSDLKDYQSIFAKNLGAVAAPTASLHFSETMLENLRKKHEIYHLTLHVGAGTFKSVECENIQEHKMHSEFFNIPQQACEIIDSKQAILGVGTTVTRTIEYYARTKTKNGFCDLFLHPQNPPIRQNHLLTNFHLPKSTLIMLVSAFIGREQCLKLYELAIKEKYRFYSYGDAMLIL; this is encoded by the coding sequence ATGAATAAAGACTTACTTCTTTCAAGCTATGATTACACTCTAGCTAATGAACTCATAGCCAACTATCCTACAAATCCAAAAGAAGATGCTAGGCTTTTGGTTTTTGATCACAAAAACAAAGAAATTTTTCATACTACTTTTAAAAATTTACAAGACTTTTTACCCAACTGCGCGATTTTTTTCAATGATACCAAAGTTATTAAAGCAAGAATTTATGGCAATAAAGCAAGCGGAGGAAAAATAGAGCTTTTCTTGCATCAACCTTTTTTAAATTCTCACAATCCGCTTTTTCTAGCTCAAATTAAAGGGCGTGTTAAAAAAGATGAAATCTTATATTTTAAAGATGATTTAAAAGTACGCGTTGTAGAACTTTTAAATGATGGTCTTCGAAAAGTTCAATTTTTTCAAAATGATAAAACCTTAGACACCTCAAATCTTTACAACCTGCTTGACAAGATAGGACATATACCCTTGCCTCCTTATATTAAAAGGGAGGATGAAAAAAGTGATTTGAAAGATTATCAAAGTATCTTTGCAAAAAATTTAGGCGCAGTGGCTGCTCCGACTGCAAGTTTACATTTTAGTGAGACTATGCTTGAAAATTTAAGAAAAAAACACGAAATTTATCATTTAACCTTACATGTAGGAGCTGGAACCTTTAAAAGCGTGGAATGCGAAAATATACAAGAGCATAAAATGCATAGCGAATTTTTTAATATTCCGCAGCAAGCATGTGAAATTATAGATTCTAAACAAGCTATTTTAGGCGTAGGAACAACGGTAACAAGAACCATAGAATATTATGCAAGAACTAAAACAAAAAATGGTTTTTGTGATCTTTTTTTACACCCGCAAAATCCACCTATAAGACAAAATCATCTTTTAACCAATTTTCATTTACCAAAATCTACTCTTATCATGCTAGTTTCAGCTTTTATCGGTAGAGAACAGTGTTTAAAACTTTATGAACTCGCCATAAAAGAAAAATATCGCTTTTACTCTTATGGCGATGCGATGTTAATCTTGTGA
- a CDS encoding HP0729 family protein: protein MNHLLILYNPYYQEDVIKQHLSILQEKSQVAFGKIKSKLNDQEKQNFLEEIYQSTNEENFLQLFLSDYANLFVAKVVKISKNVDESLIPSYYKEKNLEVENFFIISDLRELVREDFSLLRDKFLANFITPNDHTYAIYGNNYTYPLPVRLKEECSYFLGDEKHYLSVYKSKEYLAMQENFIRFVFGKRIFYLLHPDSISNIIHAELELLQSENDLLNDFTSIVVKYSKTLEYEIYAFAKKVLLKACMKDPSLYDLTYNVQGKSFILKDFFTQKPNLGSIKFLLRHENIQYHLGKSLTQFINYLFSKSLTIIQEIRNEAVHAKAPSLNEVKKLRNEILGIEGVSLLKSILTHKEIS from the coding sequence ATGAACCACCTTTTAATCCTTTATAACCCCTACTATCAAGAAGATGTCATCAAGCAACATTTAAGTATTTTACAAGAAAAATCCCAAGTTGCCTTTGGCAAAATCAAATCAAAACTCAACGATCAAGAAAAGCAAAATTTCTTAGAAGAAATTTACCAAAGTACAAATGAAGAAAATTTCTTGCAACTTTTTTTAAGCGATTATGCTAATTTATTTGTCGCTAAGGTGGTAAAAATTTCTAAAAATGTCGATGAAAGTTTGATTCCTAGTTATTATAAAGAAAAAAATTTAGAAGTGGAAAACTTTTTTATCATCAGTGATTTAAGAGAATTGGTCAGGGAAGATTTTAGTCTTTTAAGAGATAAATTTTTAGCCAATTTCATCACCCCAAACGATCACACCTATGCCATTTATGGCAATAATTACACCTATCCTTTGCCTGTGAGATTAAAAGAAGAGTGTTCTTATTTTTTAGGAGATGAAAAGCATTATCTAAGCGTGTATAAAAGCAAAGAATACCTAGCCATGCAAGAAAATTTCATACGCTTTGTTTTTGGCAAAAGGATTTTTTATCTCTTGCACCCTGATAGCATAAGCAATATCATTCATGCAGAATTAGAGCTTTTACAAAGCGAAAACGATCTTTTAAATGATTTTACAAGCATTGTAGTCAAATACTCCAAAACCTTAGAATATGAAATTTACGCTTTTGCCAAAAAAGTTCTTTTAAAAGCTTGCATGAAAGATCCTAGCCTTTATGATTTAACTTATAATGTCCAAGGCAAATCTTTTATACTTAAAGATTTTTTTACCCAAAAACCCAATCTTGGAAGTATTAAATTTCTACTCAGACATGAAAATATCCAATATCATTTAGGAAAAAGTTTAACTCAATTTATCAATTATCTTTTTTCAAAAAGTCTTACTATCATTCAAGAAATCCGTAATGAAGCCGTTCATGCAAAAGCCCCAAGTTTAAATGAAGTCAAAAAACTTAGAAATGAAATTTTAGGCATAGAAGGCGTAAGTTTGTTAAAAAGCATTTTAACTCACAAGGAAATTTCATGA
- the ilvN gene encoding acetolactate synthase small subunit has translation MRRVLSVIVLNEHGVLSRIVGLFSGRGYNIDSLTVAPLENKEFSRINIVTSGNERTFEQIVKQLHKLIPTYKVIESEEFIDKEMALVKIPLNENLGGLDAVLKAYNGTIANSNENFLFLMVADDANRIDNFLKTIKKYNPSDIVRSGSVLMEIK, from the coding sequence ATGAGAAGGGTTTTATCGGTAATTGTTTTAAATGAGCATGGGGTTTTATCTCGTATAGTAGGACTTTTTTCAGGAAGAGGTTATAATATTGACTCGCTTACAGTAGCACCTTTGGAAAATAAAGAATTTTCTCGTATTAATATAGTCACCTCAGGAAATGAAAGAACTTTTGAGCAGATAGTCAAACAACTTCATAAGCTCATTCCTACTTATAAAGTGATAGAAAGTGAAGAATTTATTGACAAAGAAATGGCTTTAGTGAAAATTCCTTTAAATGAAAATTTAGGTGGACTTGATGCCGTTTTGAAAGCTTATAATGGTACTATTGCAAATAGCAATGAGAATTTTTTGTTTTTAATGGTTGCTGATGATGCAAATCGCATTGATAATTTTTTAAAAACAATTAAAAAATACAATCCTAGTGATATAGTTCGCAGTGGATCTGTTTTGATGGAGATTAAATGA
- a CDS encoding helix-turn-helix transcriptional regulator, with protein MKEYDKLSIRLVQILSKFNNGESLSAQELAQEFNVDTRTIQRDLNERLTFMPIKKENGRYVLESFALGKLSFKDIQNFATLSGIAELYPKLDQGFIVDLLSHRVNKVLMVKNEGFQKVDYELFKDLSVAILKHNVLNFFYKEKERQIKPYKLVNYKGIWYLLGDENDKLKHFNLDKISKLRTKNENFIPNEKLQEQIQNDPNIWLGESKEVILKLDKNAKEYFFRKEILSNYQIIDEDETSYTLSTQVSYEDEILHLVKQWIPYIKILAPIELKTRLENILKSYLNNLSK; from the coding sequence ATGAAAGAATACGACAAATTAAGCATACGCTTGGTGCAGATTTTATCAAAATTTAACAATGGAGAAAGTCTAAGTGCCCAAGAGCTTGCACAAGAGTTTAATGTCGATACAAGAACCATACAAAGAGATCTTAACGAAAGACTTACTTTTATGCCTATTAAAAAAGAAAATGGAAGATATGTTTTAGAAAGCTTTGCTTTGGGAAAATTAAGCTTTAAAGACATACAGAATTTCGCCACCTTAAGCGGCATTGCTGAGCTTTATCCAAAACTCGATCAAGGCTTTATAGTCGATCTTTTAAGCCATAGGGTAAATAAAGTTTTGATGGTAAAAAACGAAGGTTTTCAAAAGGTGGATTATGAGCTTTTTAAAGATCTTAGTGTAGCTATACTCAAACACAATGTATTGAATTTTTTCTACAAGGAAAAAGAACGCCAAATCAAACCTTACAAACTCGTAAATTACAAAGGAATTTGGTATCTTTTAGGAGATGAAAACGATAAATTAAAACATTTTAATTTAGATAAAATTTCAAAACTTCGCACTAAAAATGAAAATTTTATTCCCAATGAAAAACTTCAAGAACAAATCCAAAATGATCCTAATATCTGGCTTGGAGAAAGCAAAGAAGTGATTTTAAAGCTTGATAAAAATGCTAAGGAATATTTTTTTAGAAAAGAAATACTAAGTAATTATCAAATCATTGATGAAGATGAAACAAGCTATACTTTAAGCACTCAAGTTTCCTATGAAGATGAAATTTTACATTTGGTTAAACAGTGGATCCCCTATATAAAAATTCTAGCTCCTATAGAACTGAAAACACGGCTGGAGAATATTTTAAAAAGTTATTTAAACAATCTATCTAAATAA
- the lpxD gene encoding UDP-3-O-(3-hydroxymyristoyl)glucosamine N-acyltransferase, with amino-acid sequence MKLSEIAEFLSLEYKGEDIEISALNSLLKANFTELTYCDGEKNTKDIPHTGAAAILVSKEYENLVPKDTKALITQSPHLSFAFLSKLFAKPLISTAKEKVQNIAKSARIMPNVYIGDNVNIGENVIIMAGAYIGDNVSIGDESIIHPNVVIYNDTKIGKKCHLLANCVIGSDGFGYAHNKNGEHYKIYHNGNVVLEDFVEVGACTTIDRAVFDSTIIKAGTKVDNLVQIGHNCNIGQNCIIVAQTGISGSSELGRNVIMGGQSATSGHLKIGDFSTIAARGGVSKNLEGGRVYGGFPIMLQKDWLKLQAKIAINFKEKSQD; translated from the coding sequence ATGAAATTAAGTGAAATAGCAGAATTTTTAAGCTTGGAATATAAAGGCGAGGATATAGAAATCAGTGCTTTAAATTCTTTATTGAAAGCAAATTTTACAGAGCTTACTTATTGTGATGGTGAGAAAAATACCAAAGATATACCTCACACAGGAGCTGCTGCTATTTTAGTATCTAAAGAATATGAAAATTTAGTACCTAAAGATACTAAAGCTTTGATTACTCAAAGTCCACATTTGAGTTTTGCTTTTTTAAGCAAGCTTTTTGCTAAACCTTTGATAAGCACAGCTAAAGAAAAAGTACAAAATATCGCAAAAAGTGCAAGAATCATGCCTAATGTTTATATAGGTGATAATGTAAATATCGGTGAAAATGTAATCATTATGGCGGGAGCTTATATAGGCGATAATGTCAGCATTGGTGATGAGAGTATTATCCATCCTAATGTAGTGATTTATAATGATACTAAAATCGGTAAAAAATGTCATTTGCTTGCCAATTGTGTAATAGGAAGCGATGGCTTTGGTTATGCGCACAATAAAAACGGCGAACATTATAAAATTTATCATAATGGCAATGTGGTTTTAGAAGATTTTGTAGAAGTGGGGGCTTGTACAACTATAGATAGAGCAGTTTTTGATAGTACTATTATCAAAGCAGGTACTAAGGTAGACAATCTAGTTCAAATCGGACATAATTGCAATATAGGTCAAAATTGTATCATTGTGGCACAAACTGGAATTTCAGGTTCAAGTGAGTTAGGACGCAATGTTATTATGGGTGGTCAAAGTGCAACGAGTGGACATTTAAAAATAGGCGATTTTAGTACTATAGCTGCAAGAGGCGGTGTGAGTAAAAATTTAGAAGGCGGGCGTGTTTATGGAGGTTTTCCTATCATGCTTCAAAAAGATTGGCTAAAACTTCAAGCTAAAATAGCAATAAATTTTAAAGAAAAATCACAAGATTAA
- the tatC gene encoding twin-arginine translocase subunit TatC — MFEELRPHLIELRKRLFISVACIVVMFIVCFALRSYILDILKAPLIAVLPEVAKHVNVIEVQEALFTAMKVSFFAAFIFSLPVIFWQFWKFVAPGLYDNEKRLVVPFVSFASIMFALGACFCYFVVVPLAFKFLINFGLNEDFNPVITIGTYVDFFTKVVVAFGLAFEMPVIAFFFAKIGLIDDSFLKRHFRIAVLVIFVFSAFMTPPDVLSQFLMAGPLCGLYGLSILIVQKVNPAPKDKESDE; from the coding sequence ATGTTTGAAGAATTAAGACCTCATTTAATAGAACTTAGAAAACGCCTTTTTATAAGCGTTGCTTGCATTGTAGTTATGTTTATTGTATGTTTTGCTCTACGAAGCTATATCTTAGATATTTTAAAAGCTCCACTTATAGCTGTTTTACCCGAAGTAGCCAAACATGTGAATGTAATTGAAGTACAAGAAGCCTTATTTACCGCAATGAAGGTTAGTTTTTTTGCAGCCTTTATCTTTTCTCTACCTGTAATTTTTTGGCAATTTTGGAAATTTGTAGCTCCAGGACTTTATGATAATGAAAAACGCCTTGTGGTGCCTTTTGTTAGCTTTGCAAGCATTATGTTTGCCTTGGGGGCTTGTTTTTGCTATTTTGTTGTAGTGCCTTTGGCTTTTAAATTTTTAATTAATTTTGGTTTAAATGAAGATTTTAATCCTGTGATTACCATAGGAACTTATGTAGATTTTTTTACGAAAGTTGTTGTGGCTTTTGGCTTAGCTTTTGAAATGCCTGTAATTGCCTTTTTCTTTGCTAAAATCGGACTTATAGATGATAGTTTTTTAAAACGCCATTTTCGCATAGCTGTTTTAGTTATTTTTGTTTTTTCAGCCTTTATGACTCCACCTGATGTTTTATCTCAATTTTTAATGGCAGGACCACTTTGCGGACTTTATGGACTTTCTATTTTAATTGTTCAAAAGGTAAATCCTGCTCCAAAAGATAAAGAAAGTGATGAATAA
- the ilvI gene encoding acetolactate synthase large subunit, whose translation MKELSGSAMICEALKEENVKIVFGYPGGAALNIYDEIYNQKYFKHILVRHEQAALHAADAYARMSGEVGVAIVTSGPGFTNTITGLATAYSDSIPLVLISGQVANSLIGTDAFQEIDAVGISRPCVKHNYLVTCIEEFPRILKEAFYIARSGRPGPVHIDVPKDVSATLGLWEYPKEISMKTYKPVYKGNSKQIKKFAELLKEAKRPLFYLGGGCISSNASEQIRELVKFTKIPAVETLMALGTLRSDDIFNLKMAGMHGSYAANMALSECDLLVSVGARFDDRITGKTSEFAKHATIVHVDIDPSSISKIINVHYPIVGDIKEVLKELLEELKKENFNTTFKEWHETLKRYNELYPLSYEDSNEILKPQWVIEECAKMAPDARIITDVGQHQMWVAQFYPFNYPRQLATSGGQGTMGYSLPAALGAKLAVGEEVVINFVGDGSVLMNIQELMTAYEYGIKTINIILNNAFLGMVRQWQSMFYKEHFSQTDLSTQPDFIKIAQGFGCEGYEISNKEEFIQAFSQALKSDKTSLLNVKIDRFEDVLPMVPAGGAIYNMILPKAKDRQ comes from the coding sequence ATGAAAGAGTTAAGCGGTTCAGCAATGATTTGCGAGGCTTTAAAAGAAGAAAATGTTAAAATTGTTTTTGGTTATCCTGGAGGCGCTGCGCTTAATATTTATGATGAAATTTACAATCAAAAGTATTTTAAACATATTTTAGTGCGTCATGAACAAGCGGCTTTGCATGCTGCTGATGCTTACGCAAGAATGAGTGGAGAAGTGGGTGTAGCCATAGTTACAAGTGGACCAGGTTTTACAAATACTATTACAGGCTTAGCTACGGCTTATAGTGATTCTATCCCTTTGGTGTTGATTTCAGGACAGGTGGCAAATTCTCTTATTGGTACAGATGCTTTTCAAGAAATTGATGCAGTAGGCATTTCAAGACCTTGCGTGAAGCATAATTATTTAGTTACTTGCATAGAAGAGTTTCCACGCATTTTAAAAGAGGCTTTTTATATAGCAAGAAGTGGTAGACCTGGGCCTGTGCATATAGATGTACCAAAAGATGTAAGTGCAACTTTGGGACTTTGGGAATATCCTAAAGAAATTTCTATGAAAACTTATAAGCCCGTTTATAAGGGTAACTCAAAGCAAATTAAAAAATTTGCAGAGCTTTTAAAAGAAGCAAAAAGACCTTTATTTTACTTGGGTGGAGGTTGTATCAGTTCTAATGCAAGTGAGCAAATCAGAGAGCTTGTAAAATTTACAAAAATTCCAGCAGTTGAAACCTTGATGGCGCTTGGAACTTTAAGAAGTGATGATATTTTTAATCTTAAAATGGCAGGCATGCATGGAAGCTATGCTGCTAATATGGCTTTAAGTGAGTGTGATTTGCTTGTGAGTGTAGGAGCGAGATTTGATGATAGGATTACAGGAAAAACAAGTGAATTTGCTAAACATGCGACTATAGTTCATGTTGATATTGATCCTAGTTCTATTTCAAAGATTATCAATGTGCATTATCCTATAGTAGGAGATATTAAAGAAGTTCTTAAAGAGCTTTTAGAAGAGCTTAAAAAGGAAAATTTCAACACAACTTTTAAAGAATGGCACGAAACTTTAAAGCGTTATAATGAACTTTATCCGCTTTCTTATGAAGATAGCAATGAGATTTTAAAACCGCAATGGGTGATTGAAGAATGTGCGAAAATGGCTCCAGATGCAAGGATTATTACTGATGTGGGTCAGCATCAAATGTGGGTAGCGCAGTTTTATCCTTTTAATTATCCAAGACAACTTGCAACAAGCGGAGGGCAAGGAACTATGGGATATTCTTTACCTGCTGCTTTGGGTGCAAAACTTGCTGTGGGTGAAGAAGTGGTGATTAATTTCGTAGGCGATGGATCGGTTTTAATGAATATCCAAGAGCTTATGACTGCTTATGAGTATGGTATAAAAACTATAAATATTATTTTAAATAATGCCTTTTTAGGTATGGTAAGACAATGGCAAAGTATGTTTTATAAAGAGCATTTTTCACAAACTGATTTAAGCACTCAGCCTGATTTTATCAAAATAGCTCAAGGTTTTGGTTGTGAAGGTTATGAAATTTCAAATAAAGAAGAATTCATTCAAGCTTTTAGCCAAGCTTTAAAAAGTGATAAAACCTCTCTTTTAAATGTAAAAATTGATCGCTTTGAAGATGTTTTACCTATGGTGCCTGCAGGAGGTGCGATTTATAATATGATTTTACCAAAGGCAAAGGATAGACAATGA